Proteins encoded within one genomic window of Mesorhizobium sp. AR10:
- a CDS encoding extracellular solute-binding protein: protein MGLAALAVGLMTSVMPAKADFWSDAGAKYKGVTLHGVTESTPPSNYIKDVLAPAFEKATGIKVEIETTSWDQMYDKAIKDMEAKTGIYDMVYIEQDIIYAYLARDFLVDITKSLKDDPSLKAPEFDETHFTTFANYFKNADGDLFGIPMEAFIKLYLYRTDLFNDPAIKEAFKKETGKDLVPAKTHEEYTQIAEFFTKWGKDHNLELWGTTAQAHTGHPASWYEFFESIAPTFGVYNWGIDASKNYSASVANGGTMNSDKAKAALKYWLHLRDIAPPESPSSTWTEVGTTFAAGRAAQGLVYGENAAWIAADAEKSKVVGNVGVALPPLAPGVMADAEAGKGYIGYYDGGAFGLPITSKNKEASLLFLQYIGQDSVQGDWAVAAPRITNTATYDDPKVIEMDKKLNGYYTMLKNDGKLFAGAPPYPFHAQVREATAPIFYKILLGEVSSDDGLDQMAAAAEAELKNLGYRK from the coding sequence ATGGGCCTTGCTGCATTGGCAGTAGGCTTGATGACCAGCGTGATGCCCGCCAAGGCCGACTTCTGGTCGGACGCCGGGGCGAAATACAAGGGTGTCACGCTGCACGGCGTGACCGAAAGCACCCCGCCTTCGAACTACATAAAGGACGTTCTTGCGCCTGCCTTCGAGAAGGCGACCGGCATCAAGGTGGAGATTGAGACCACGTCCTGGGACCAGATGTACGACAAGGCGATCAAGGACATGGAAGCCAAGACCGGCATCTATGACATGGTCTATATCGAGCAGGACATCATCTATGCCTATCTCGCCAGGGACTTCCTGGTCGACATCACGAAATCCCTGAAGGACGACCCGTCGCTGAAAGCGCCGGAATTCGACGAAACGCACTTCACGACATTTGCCAACTATTTCAAGAATGCCGACGGCGATCTTTTCGGCATTCCGATGGAAGCCTTCATCAAGCTTTACCTGTACCGGACCGACCTCTTCAACGATCCGGCGATCAAGGAAGCGTTCAAGAAGGAAACCGGCAAAGATCTGGTGCCGGCAAAGACCCATGAGGAATATACGCAGATTGCGGAATTCTTCACCAAATGGGGCAAGGACCACAATCTGGAACTGTGGGGCACCACCGCACAGGCCCATACTGGGCACCCCGCTTCATGGTATGAGTTCTTCGAGTCGATCGCGCCCACTTTCGGTGTCTACAACTGGGGTATCGACGCTTCGAAAAACTACTCGGCGTCGGTTGCCAATGGCGGCACGATGAACAGCGACAAGGCAAAGGCGGCGCTCAAATACTGGCTGCATTTGCGCGACATCGCTCCGCCGGAATCCCCATCCAGCACCTGGACCGAAGTTGGCACCACCTTCGCGGCGGGCCGCGCGGCACAGGGCCTGGTCTACGGCGAGAACGCAGCATGGATTGCTGCCGATGCAGAGAAATCGAAGGTCGTAGGCAATGTCGGCGTCGCGCTGCCACCGCTGGCACCGGGAGTCATGGCGGATGCGGAAGCCGGCAAGGGCTATATCGGCTACTATGATGGCGGCGCCTTCGGCCTTCCAATCACCTCGAAGAACAAGGAAGCCTCGCTGCTGTTCCTGCAGTATATCGGCCAGGATTCGGTCCAGGGCGATTGGGCGGTCGCGGCACCGCGCATCACCAACACGGCAACCTACGACGATCCGAAAGTCATCGAGATGGATAAGAAGCTCAACGGCTACTACACCATGCTCAAGAACGACGGAAAGCTGTTTGCCGGTGCGCCGCCCTATCCGTTCCATGCGCAGGTGCGTGAAGCGACGGCGCCGATCTTCTACAAGATCCTGTTGGGTGAGGTGTCGTCCGACGATGGGCTCGACCAGATGGCCGCCGCCGCCGAGGCTGAGCTGAAGAATCTCGGCTATCGCAAGTAG
- a CDS encoding ROK family transcriptional regulator, whose translation MNDPALNASSHRRIRQSNEVAALRALHQFGRLSRAELARKLRLNRSSSGHIIASLTADGLVREAIEDPPEQPGYARVGRPGIMLELVPDAIFFLGVEIGVEHISTVEIDLGTNIVSTNVEPFDGPSISVEAAVDRAVNLALQSIPASKLERCEGFGVSTPAQMDKHGLVRLAPLLGWRNVHLAELVRDALPLRVPVLAENDANAFAIGATYGRSEVHSGVTLFLVMESGIGGGIIIDGRLFRGASGLAGEIGHLIVSDAPGQRRNLEQLIGLEAIMGEYRKSSILSHPTFGNFLADVQDRLPSAVSIAEQWAKALAIGLVQACRIIDADQIVLGGSVAALYPLMAARVAAHIHTTQESSFPLPSITVNDEGTVGSAFGAACMLHQRYLSLESQRFADDTAEFEEPETDEG comes from the coding sequence GTGAATGACCCGGCGCTGAACGCCAGTTCGCATCGCAGAATTCGACAAAGCAATGAAGTGGCGGCTCTAAGGGCCCTTCATCAATTCGGACGCCTGAGTCGAGCCGAACTTGCGCGCAAATTGCGTCTTAACCGCTCTTCGTCGGGGCATATCATCGCCAGCCTGACGGCTGACGGTCTGGTACGCGAGGCCATTGAGGATCCGCCTGAACAACCGGGCTACGCCCGCGTCGGCCGCCCCGGCATCATGCTCGAACTCGTGCCGGATGCCATATTTTTCCTTGGGGTCGAGATCGGCGTCGAACATATCAGTACGGTCGAGATCGATCTCGGGACCAACATCGTTTCGACGAATGTGGAACCGTTTGATGGACCCTCGATCAGCGTGGAGGCCGCGGTCGATCGCGCGGTCAACCTGGCTCTGCAATCCATTCCGGCGTCAAAACTGGAGCGATGCGAAGGCTTTGGCGTATCCACTCCGGCACAGATGGACAAGCATGGCCTGGTCCGCCTGGCGCCGCTTCTCGGTTGGCGAAATGTTCATCTCGCGGAATTGGTGAGAGACGCCCTGCCGCTGCGCGTTCCGGTCCTTGCCGAGAACGATGCCAACGCATTCGCCATCGGCGCGACCTACGGGCGCAGCGAGGTGCATTCAGGCGTGACGCTCTTTCTCGTCATGGAGAGCGGCATCGGCGGCGGCATCATCATTGACGGCAGACTTTTTCGCGGTGCAAGCGGACTGGCGGGCGAGATCGGACACTTGATCGTCAGCGACGCGCCAGGCCAGCGCCGCAATCTGGAGCAACTGATCGGCCTTGAAGCCATCATGGGGGAATATCGCAAGAGCTCCATCCTCAGTCATCCGACATTCGGCAACTTCCTTGCCGATGTGCAGGACCGGCTGCCCAGCGCCGTCTCGATTGCCGAGCAATGGGCAAAGGCCTTGGCAATAGGCCTTGTGCAGGCTTGCCGGATCATCGATGCCGACCAGATCGTGCTGGGCGGTTCGGTCGCAGCACTCTATCCGCTAATGGCTGCCAGGGTGGCTGCACACATTCACACCACGCAGGAATCCAGTTTCCCGCTGCCATCAATCACAGTGAACGATGAAGGAACCGTCGGTTCCGCCTTCGGCGCGGCCTGCATGTTGCATCAGCGCTATTTGTCTCTGGAGAGCCAGCGTTTCGCCGATGACACGGCGGAATTCGAAGAGCCGGAGACAGACGAAGGCTGA
- a CDS encoding carbohydrate ABC transporter permease: MRSNRVGWLMLAPTIAILGIFGIVPFLYVLYVSFHQWNPFGANPYMVYNGADNFRRLVFDNEFLTSIAFTLKFAFFAVFSEVILGYLLAQLFMREFPGRGFFRTIHTLPLIVAPIVVGSVWRLMTTPSIGIIPYLVKSWFGYDLNIGRDANLAFALTVIMDIWHWTPLVTLTLLAALVSLPKEPFEQAQIDGANRWQIFWHVTLPMIRPAILATVFIRLMDALRTVDEVWMLTGGGPGAATRYLGLHIWKIVFPKTDYGYGSATSIIVLYLTLVMCWLLYVALVARRGQKKVS; encoded by the coding sequence ATGCGATCAAACAGAGTGGGATGGCTGATGCTGGCCCCGACGATTGCGATCCTGGGGATCTTCGGCATCGTCCCATTTCTGTACGTGCTTTACGTGTCGTTCCATCAATGGAACCCGTTCGGCGCGAACCCCTATATGGTCTACAATGGCGCCGACAATTTTCGCCGCCTCGTCTTCGACAACGAGTTCCTGACCTCCATCGCGTTCACGCTGAAGTTCGCCTTCTTTGCCGTTTTCAGCGAAGTCATCCTTGGCTACCTTCTGGCGCAGTTGTTCATGCGCGAGTTTCCCGGCAGGGGTTTCTTCCGCACGATCCACACGCTGCCCCTGATCGTGGCGCCGATCGTCGTCGGATCGGTCTGGCGCCTGATGACGACGCCCAGCATCGGCATCATCCCGTACCTGGTGAAATCTTGGTTCGGCTACGACCTCAATATCGGTCGTGACGCGAACCTGGCCTTTGCGCTGACCGTCATCATGGATATCTGGCACTGGACGCCGCTGGTGACGCTGACGCTGCTTGCGGCACTCGTTTCGCTTCCCAAGGAGCCGTTCGAGCAGGCCCAGATCGACGGCGCCAACCGGTGGCAGATCTTCTGGCACGTCACCTTGCCGATGATCCGCCCGGCAATCCTGGCGACGGTCTTCATTCGGCTGATGGACGCGCTGCGCACCGTCGACGAAGTGTGGATGCTGACCGGTGGCGGCCCTGGCGCCGCGACACGATATCTCGGCCTGCACATCTGGAAGATCGTGTTTCCCAAGACCGATTACGGATACGGCTCGGCCACTTCGATCATCGTCCTGTACCTCACTCTGGTGATGTGCTGGCTGCTTTACGTCGCCCTTGTCGCCCGTCGCGGCCAGAAGAAAGTTTCCTGA
- a CDS encoding AraC family transcriptional regulator, with protein sequence MKPALKIVPDFEMIICPPAESFRWSMHDYPFFKAKWHYHPEYELHLTRTTSGVMMVGDHIGKFEPGCLVLTGPNVPHNWVSDIEPGKLVRNRDMLIQFSREWADRVTGFCPELGTIRPLYDDAVYGVEFRGATALAGQRLLAQIGAAHGAERVVLFLQLMITLARDPGDRRRLSRLAPTSTQAELPPELDVAMRYVLDHYSDDIDLPFVARLCGLEPQAFSRFFKRQTGHTFARYVILARIYAACSLLTQTYRPITDICFEVGFNNIANFNRQFFKICGRTPSDYRRNAHKIGTEARADPFREIRAWSGGARAGGEKV encoded by the coding sequence ATGAAGCCCGCTCTGAAGATCGTTCCGGACTTCGAAATGATCATATGTCCGCCGGCGGAATCGTTCCGCTGGAGCATGCATGACTATCCGTTCTTCAAAGCCAAGTGGCACTATCACCCGGAATACGAGTTGCACCTGACGCGAACGACTTCGGGCGTCATGATGGTGGGAGATCATATCGGCAAATTCGAACCGGGCTGCCTGGTCCTGACCGGGCCGAACGTCCCGCACAATTGGGTCAGCGATATTGAACCCGGGAAGCTGGTTCGCAATCGCGACATGCTGATCCAGTTCAGCCGTGAATGGGCTGATCGTGTCACCGGCTTCTGTCCCGAACTCGGAACCATCCGGCCGCTCTACGACGACGCCGTCTACGGAGTAGAGTTTCGCGGTGCCACCGCTCTCGCAGGGCAACGGCTGCTCGCACAGATCGGCGCCGCCCATGGTGCCGAGCGTGTGGTGCTCTTTCTGCAATTGATGATCACGCTGGCCCGCGATCCCGGAGACCGCCGCAGGCTCTCGCGGCTGGCGCCCACCTCCACGCAGGCGGAATTGCCGCCGGAACTCGACGTGGCAATGCGCTATGTTCTGGATCATTACAGCGACGATATCGACCTGCCGTTCGTTGCAAGGCTCTGCGGCCTGGAACCGCAAGCATTCTCACGTTTCTTCAAGCGGCAGACAGGTCATACCTTTGCCCGTTACGTCATCCTTGCGCGCATATATGCAGCCTGCTCACTGTTGACGCAGACTTATCGGCCGATTACCGACATCTGCTTCGAAGTCGGGTTCAACAACATCGCCAATTTCAACAGACAGTTCTTCAAGATCTGCGGGCGCACGCCGTCGGACTATCGGCGCAATGCCCACAAGATCGGGACTGAGGCGCGTGCCGATCCGTTCAGGGAAATCCGCGCCTGGTCTGGCGGCGCGCGCGCAGGCGGCGAAAAAGTATAG
- a CDS encoding sugar phosphate isomerase/epimerase family protein, whose amino-acid sequence MRRLGIHSFVWTGGGTQAMLEEAMENSAVCGYQLIEFAYLRPEKFDLDRLARKAEALGLEIAVTMGLPLSADVSSEDAAIVKAGEDLLAGAVAAVRDVGGTKLGGILYSAHTKYSTMPSDRGRKNSIAAIARTADAAKKAGVDLVLEVVNRFETNLLNTAAQGLDFIKATGSDHVTLHLDTFHMNIEEANPAAAIRLAGDKIGYFHIGESNRGYLGDGVIDFDRIFDALLDIGYERDVTFESFSSAVVDEGLSLACAIWRDTWTDNMPLAKHAKAFIDLKMEEAARRRTTNARP is encoded by the coding sequence ATGCGCAGATTGGGCATTCATTCGTTCGTATGGACCGGAGGCGGCACTCAGGCCATGCTCGAAGAAGCTATGGAGAATTCGGCCGTTTGCGGCTACCAGCTAATCGAGTTTGCGTATCTTCGACCCGAGAAGTTCGACCTCGATCGCCTCGCCAGGAAGGCCGAGGCGCTGGGCCTCGAAATCGCCGTCACGATGGGCCTTCCGTTGAGCGCGGATGTGTCGAGCGAGGATGCTGCCATCGTCAAGGCCGGCGAGGACTTGCTCGCGGGCGCTGTCGCGGCCGTTCGCGATGTCGGCGGCACCAAACTTGGCGGCATTCTCTATTCCGCCCATACGAAATATTCGACCATGCCAAGCGATCGCGGCCGCAAGAACAGCATTGCTGCCATTGCCAGGACGGCTGACGCGGCAAAGAAGGCCGGCGTCGACCTAGTGCTGGAGGTCGTCAACAGGTTCGAGACGAACCTCCTGAACACGGCGGCCCAGGGCCTCGACTTCATCAAGGCGACGGGCTCCGATCACGTCACGCTCCATCTCGACACGTTTCACATGAACATCGAGGAAGCGAACCCGGCGGCAGCCATTCGCCTGGCCGGCGACAAGATCGGCTATTTTCACATCGGCGAAAGCAATCGCGGCTACCTCGGCGACGGGGTCATTGATTTCGATCGTATCTTCGATGCCTTGCTCGATATCGGCTACGAGCGCGACGTCACCTTTGAATCGTTCTCCAGCGCCGTGGTCGACGAGGGTCTCTCGCTGGCATGCGCCATCTGGCGCGATACCTGGACCGACAACATGCCGCTGGCAAAGCACGCCAAGGCCTTTATCGACCTGAAAATGGAAGAGGCGGCTCGCCGGCGAACGACCAACGCCCGTCCGTGA
- a CDS encoding sugar kinase — MPADAIPSQTKLAADALGPTVVIGEILVEIMAKSRGDGFLEPIELIGPYPSGAPAIFIDQCAKIGGSAAIVASVGDDDFGRINIERLRSDGADISAISISPDYPTGSAFVRYRDDGSRDFVFNIGRSAAAQVSLTAEAEALFARAGHLHVMGSAFAIPGVWEMMDHAIGVIKRRGGSVSLDPNLRKELLGLGQTQERFARLVDVADLILPSGDELFMAAGVDGEAAAVAALFARGVTEIALKRGEHGSTFFGADGSRVDCPAFRVTEVDPTGAGDCFGGAYVACRRLGLPVLKALEYANAAGAHNVTVQGPMEGAATRPQLDEFIAVTPRNTR; from the coding sequence ATGCCCGCAGATGCGATTCCAAGTCAGACCAAGCTCGCAGCGGACGCACTGGGGCCGACCGTCGTCATCGGCGAGATCCTGGTGGAGATCATGGCGAAGAGCCGCGGCGACGGGTTTCTCGAGCCGATCGAGCTCATCGGCCCCTACCCCAGCGGCGCGCCGGCGATTTTCATCGATCAGTGTGCGAAGATCGGCGGCTCGGCAGCAATCGTTGCCTCGGTCGGCGATGATGATTTCGGCCGCATCAACATCGAACGGCTGCGGTCTGACGGCGCCGACATATCGGCCATTTCAATCAGCCCGGACTATCCGACCGGAAGCGCGTTTGTTCGCTATCGCGATGACGGCTCGCGCGACTTTGTCTTCAACATCGGAAGATCGGCTGCGGCTCAGGTGAGCCTGACGGCGGAGGCGGAGGCGCTCTTTGCGCGGGCTGGACACCTCCACGTCATGGGCAGCGCTTTTGCCATCCCGGGTGTCTGGGAGATGATGGATCATGCCATCGGCGTCATCAAGCGGCGCGGCGGATCCGTTTCGCTCGACCCGAATTTGCGCAAGGAATTGCTCGGGCTCGGGCAGACCCAGGAACGCTTCGCCAGGCTCGTCGATGTCGCCGACCTGATCCTGCCCTCCGGCGACGAATTGTTCATGGCAGCTGGCGTTGACGGTGAAGCTGCCGCGGTCGCCGCGCTCTTTGCCCGCGGTGTGACGGAGATAGCTCTCAAGCGCGGCGAACATGGATCGACATTCTTCGGCGCCGACGGCTCGCGTGTCGACTGTCCGGCCTTCAGGGTTACGGAAGTTGATCCGACAGGCGCAGGCGATTGCTTCGGCGGCGCCTATGTCGCTTGCCGCCGTCTCGGCCTGCCTGTGCTCAAGGCCCTGGAATATGCCAATGCCGCGGGCGCCCACAACGTCACTGTTCAAGGTCCGATGGAAGGTGCCGCCACGCGCCCGCAGCTTGACGAATTTATCGCCGTGACCCCGAGAAATACCCGATGA